A window from gamma proteobacterium SS-5 encodes these proteins:
- a CDS encoding pyruvate, phosphate dikinase, with amino-acid sequence MSIKSYVFSFEQGDGKNKQLLGGKGANLCEMTQIGLNVPPGFVITTEACLTYLADADHQLPGGALEQIRANMQELEEKTGKQFGGVDNPLLVSVRSGSAMSMPGMMDTILNLGLNEDTLRGLIKQTGNERFGFDAYRRFIQLFGKVALGVSDEAFDKEFDEVKKRAGVKQDVGLSARDLKEIADRFLDVVERETGKPFPSDPYEQLEISVKAVFNSWMGKRAVDYRREFKITPEMANGTAVNVVTMVFGNLGDDSATGVGFTRYPDTGENRMFGEYLTNAQGEDVVAGIRTPKPIDALHDEMPDLYRQLVELRNKLESHYKEVQDFEFTIEKGQLYCLQTRNGKMNAAALVRTSVEMVREGLIDRRQALLRIQPEMLEQMLFPRLDPSDKSVPVARGLPASPGAAVGVAVFDADRAELLGHGGEKVILVREETKPEDIHGFFASQGILTSRGGKTSHAAVVARGMGKPCVAGAEGIQVDVQMRKAFIGESTISEGDLITIDGTSGDVYIGKVAMKEAEFSNELDTLLSWADEEARLKVMANADTPDDAEKAVKFGAQGIGLCRTERMFNAVDRLPVVVEMILAEEAGARQVALDKLLPIQRSDFKGMLKAMAGRPVTIRLLDPPIHEFLPSEHQLEEELDQLEHLRETVRGMNILSDAVDFMYRTADTHPQVSKMADPRLVDEAIEKKETMLKKVRALSEVNPMLGHRGVRLGITFPEIYSMQVRAVLEAAAECAREGVEVFPEIMVPQVCTVQELNRVKHIVDSIRQAVEAHYGVSLNFKFGSMLEVVRACMRADSLAEEAEFFSFGTNDLTQATFSFSREDAENKFLPMYNEKGILQDNPFEVLDLKGVGKLMELAVNWGRQARPEMKMGICGEHGGHPASIKFCHRIGLTYVSCSGPRVPIARLAAAHAALLSEGAAGTQAL; translated from the coding sequence ATGTCAATCAAAAGCTACGTATTTTCCTTCGAACAGGGTGATGGCAAGAACAAGCAACTGCTGGGCGGCAAGGGGGCCAACCTGTGCGAGATGACCCAGATCGGCCTGAATGTGCCGCCGGGCTTTGTCATCACCACCGAGGCCTGCCTGACCTACCTGGCCGACGCCGACCACCAGCTGCCCGGTGGCGCCCTGGAGCAGATTCGCGCCAACATGCAGGAGCTGGAGGAGAAGACCGGCAAGCAGTTTGGCGGCGTCGATAACCCCCTGCTGGTATCGGTGCGCTCTGGCTCGGCCATGTCCATGCCCGGCATGATGGATACCATCCTCAATCTGGGTCTGAACGAGGATACCTTGCGCGGCCTGATCAAACAGACCGGCAACGAACGCTTTGGCTTTGACGCCTACCGCCGCTTCATCCAGCTGTTCGGTAAGGTCGCCCTGGGCGTGTCGGACGAGGCCTTCGACAAGGAGTTCGACGAGGTGAAAAAGCGCGCCGGGGTGAAGCAGGACGTGGGCCTGTCGGCGCGGGATCTGAAAGAGATCGCCGACCGCTTCCTCGACGTGGTCGAGCGCGAGACCGGCAAGCCCTTCCCCAGCGACCCCTACGAGCAGCTGGAGATCTCGGTCAAGGCCGTGTTCAACTCCTGGATGGGCAAGCGCGCGGTGGACTACCGGCGTGAGTTCAAGATCACCCCGGAGATGGCCAACGGCACCGCGGTCAACGTGGTCACCATGGTGTTCGGCAACCTGGGCGATGATTCCGCCACCGGCGTCGGCTTCACCCGCTATCCCGATACCGGCGAGAACCGGATGTTCGGCGAATACCTGACCAACGCCCAGGGCGAGGACGTGGTCGCCGGCATCCGCACCCCCAAGCCCATCGATGCCCTGCACGACGAAATGCCCGACCTCTACCGCCAGCTGGTGGAGCTGCGCAACAAGCTCGAATCCCATTACAAGGAAGTGCAGGACTTTGAATTCACAATAGAAAAGGGTCAGCTTTACTGCCTGCAGACACGCAACGGCAAGATGAATGCCGCCGCCCTGGTGCGTACCTCGGTGGAAATGGTGCGCGAGGGTCTGATCGACCGCCGCCAGGCGCTGCTGCGTATCCAGCCGGAAATGCTCGAGCAAATGCTCTTCCCCCGTCTCGACCCCAGCGACAAGTCCGTGCCCGTGGCCCGTGGCCTGCCCGCATCCCCCGGTGCGGCTGTGGGCGTGGCGGTATTCGATGCCGACCGCGCCGAGCTGCTCGGCCATGGCGGCGAGAAGGTCATCCTGGTGCGCGAAGAGACCAAACCGGAAGACATCCATGGCTTTTTTGCCTCCCAGGGCATACTCACCTCCCGTGGCGGCAAGACCTCCCACGCCGCCGTGGTGGCCCGTGGCATGGGCAAGCCCTGCGTCGCCGGGGCCGAGGGCATCCAGGTGGATGTGCAGATGCGCAAGGCCTTCATCGGCGAGTCCACCATCAGCGAGGGTGACCTGATCACCATCGACGGCACCAGCGGCGATGTCTATATCGGCAAGGTGGCGATGAAAGAGGCCGAATTCTCCAACGAACTGGATACCCTGCTCAGCTGGGCCGACGAAGAGGCCCGCCTCAAGGTCATGGCCAATGCCGATACCCCGGACGACGCCGAAAAGGCGGTCAAGTTCGGTGCCCAGGGCATAGGCCTGTGCCGTACCGAGCGCATGTTCAACGCCGTGGATCGCCTGCCCGTGGTGGTGGAGATGATCCTCGCCGAGGAGGCCGGTGCCCGCCAGGTGGCCCTGGACAAGCTGCTGCCGATCCAGCGCTCGGACTTCAAGGGCATGCTCAAGGCCATGGCCGGTCGGCCGGTGACCATCCGTCTGCTGGACCCGCCGATCCATGAATTTCTCCCCTCCGAGCATCAGCTGGAAGAGGAGCTGGATCAGCTCGAACACCTGCGCGAAACGGTGCGCGGCATGAACATCCTCTCCGACGCGGTGGATTTCATGTACCGCACCGCAGACACCCACCCGCAGGTGAGCAAGATGGCCGATCCGCGTCTGGTGGACGAGGCGATCGAGAAGAAGGAGACCATGCTGAAGAAGGTCCGCGCCCTGTCCGAGGTCAACCCCATGCTTGGCCATCGCGGCGTGCGGCTGGGCATCACCTTCCCGGAGATCTACTCCATGCAGGTGCGCGCCGTGCTGGAGGCCGCCGCCGAATGCGCCCGCGAGGGCGTGGAGGTATTCCCGGAGATCATGGTGCCCCAGGTCTGTACCGTGCAGGAGCTGAACCGGGTCAAGCACATTGTCGATTCCATCCGCCAGGCGGTGGAGGCCCACTATGGCGTCAGCCTCAACTTCAAGTTCGGCTCCATGCTCGAAGTGGTGCGTGCCTGTATGCGCGCCGACAGCCTGGCCGAGGAGGCCGAGTTCTTCTCCTTCGGCACCAACGACCTCACCCAGGCTACCTTCTCCTTCTCCCGCGAGGACGCGGAGAACAAGTTCCTGCCCATGTACAACGAAAAGGGCATACTGCAGGACAACCCCTTCGAGGTGCTGGACCTCAAGGGCGTGGGCAAGCTGATGGAGCTGGCGGTGAACTGGGGCCGCCAGGCCCGCCCGGAGATGAAGATGGGTATCTGCGGCGAACACGGCGGCCACCCGGCCTCGATCAAGTTCTGCCACCGCATCGGTCTGACCTACGTCTCCTGCTCCGGCCCCAGGGTGCCCATCGCCCGCCTGGCCGCCGCCCACGCCGCCCTGCTCAGCGAGGGCGCAGCGGGCACGCAGGCGTTGTAA
- a CDS encoding zinc ABC transporter substrate-binding protein, which produces MMKIFFFGLCWLSATIALAAPPQVVVSIKPLHSLAANVMAGIGEPALLLEANRSPHNFSLKPSDRRLLEQADLLVWVGREMERPLLKVIEAAGKGAGQLELLRQPTIREFMPKAEPEPEPEPEPGHDHGHEHEHAQHTGLDPHIWLSPEMAKGITGLLATELARLDPANAPRYQANAADTLERLNRLDQDLGVRLEPLRGKPYLVYHAAYGWFERHYGLGPTTALTLNPERQLGAASVQRLRQQASAQGMQCIFNEPQFSPKLAQRLAEDLGLRQGVLDPLGAELVAGKEAYFALLENLTDALVGCLKP; this is translated from the coding sequence ATGATGAAAATCTTTTTCTTCGGCTTGTGCTGGCTAAGCGCCACCATCGCTCTGGCGGCACCGCCCCAGGTGGTGGTGAGCATCAAACCCCTGCATTCCCTTGCTGCCAATGTCATGGCCGGGATAGGCGAACCGGCCTTGCTGCTGGAGGCCAATCGCTCGCCGCACAATTTTAGCCTCAAACCCTCGGACCGGCGCCTGCTAGAGCAGGCCGATCTGCTGGTCTGGGTGGGTCGGGAGATGGAGCGGCCTCTGCTCAAAGTCATCGAGGCCGCAGGCAAGGGGGCAGGGCAGCTGGAGCTGCTGCGCCAGCCGACCATCCGGGAGTTCATGCCCAAGGCCGAGCCAGAGCCAGAGCCAGAGCCAGAGCCAGGGCACGATCATGGCCATGAACACGAGCATGCACAGCATACCGGCCTGGACCCACACATCTGGCTCTCCCCCGAGATGGCCAAGGGCATCACCGGCCTGCTTGCCACCGAGCTGGCCCGCCTCGATCCGGCCAATGCCCCTCGCTACCAAGCCAATGCCGCCGACACCCTTGAGCGGCTGAACCGGCTGGATCAGGATCTGGGCGTGCGCCTTGAGCCCCTAAGGGGCAAGCCCTATCTGGTCTATCACGCCGCCTACGGCTGGTTTGAGCGCCACTATGGCCTGGGGCCGACAACGGCGCTGACTTTGAACCCCGAGCGCCAGCTGGGCGCGGCCAGCGTGCAGCGTCTGCGTCAACAGGCCAGTGCTCAGGGGATGCAGTGCATCTTCAACGAACCACAGTTCTCCCCCAAGCTGGCCCAGCGCCTGGCCGAGGACCTGGGCCTGCGTCAGGGTGTGCTCGACCCCCTGGGAGCGGAGCTTGTCGCCGGCAAGGAGGCCTACTTTGCGTTGCTGGAGAATCTGACAGATGCTTTGGTTGGCTGCCTGAAGCCTTGA
- a CDS encoding type II toxin-antitoxin system PrlF family antitoxin, producing MSSIHEVTTVTSKGQITLPKPIRQALGVEVGSKVAFDFSGGRVTVSRVEEVQHTDPAIAQFLSLLERDICTANGIGNLPAELLDSMQASLGKPVDWDEEIQGDVAL from the coding sequence ATGTCCAGCATTCATGAAGTGACCACAGTTACTTCAAAAGGCCAGATTACCCTGCCGAAACCCATTCGTCAGGCTTTGGGGGTTGAGGTGGGCAGCAAGGTGGCATTTGACTTTAGTGGGGGGCGGGTGACTGTTAGTCGAGTAGAAGAAGTGCAGCATACCGATCCCGCCATCGCTCAATTCCTGAGTCTGCTGGAGCGGGATATTTGTACCGCTAACGGCATAGGTAATCTGCCTGCTGAGCTGTTGGACTCGATGCAGGCCAGCCTGGGCAAACCGGTGGATTGGGATGAAGAAATCCAGGGTGATGTGGCTCTGTGA
- a CDS encoding type II toxin-antitoxin system YhaV family toxin translates to MERHGWKLLFHDCLIEQLCRLDAAAARAKKQDPEGAASQNANVKLFNALSKLILERVPTDPASDEFRQGKTLGPAYRHWRRGKIGRRFRLFFRFDSTSRIIIFAWVNDTESLRSAGSKSDPYVIFQKMLNSGHPPDDWEALLQASKTHWEP, encoded by the coding sequence ATTGAGCGCCATGGCTGGAAGCTGCTGTTTCACGATTGCCTGATTGAGCAGTTGTGCCGCTTGGATGCCGCAGCCGCCCGTGCCAAGAAGCAAGATCCCGAAGGGGCGGCGAGTCAGAATGCCAATGTTAAGCTCTTCAATGCCCTGAGCAAGCTGATTCTCGAACGGGTGCCGACTGACCCTGCCAGTGATGAGTTCCGTCAGGGCAAGACCCTGGGCCCAGCTTATCGCCATTGGCGCCGAGGCAAAATCGGCAGGCGTTTCCGTCTGTTCTTTCGATTTGATTCGACCTCCCGCATCATCATCTTCGCTTGGGTCAATGACACGGAGAGTCTGCGATCTGCAGGCAGTAAGTCCGATCCTTACGTGATTTTTCAGAAGATGCTCAATTCCGGCCATCCACCAGATGATTGGGAGGCACTGTTGCAGGCGAGCAAAACCCACTGGGAACCCTGA
- the znuC gene encoding zinc ABC transporter ATP-binding protein ZnuC: MISTQGLSASFGQREVLRDIQLQVRSGEIVTLIGPNGAGKSTLVRLVLGLLAPSAGQLWVKPGLRIGYMPQRLKLDESLPLSARCFLGLSGVTQARHLAETAAELGIAHLLQQPMAGLSGGETQRVLLARALLRQPQLLVLDEPVQGVDVAGQAELYALISRIRDRLSCGVLMVSHDLHLVIESTDTVLCINRHLCCSGHPEAISQHPAYLELFGASAVHGLAVYTHHHNHRHDLHGNVIDEGAGHG, translated from the coding sequence TTGATCTCTACCCAGGGCCTGAGCGCCAGCTTCGGCCAGCGCGAGGTGTTGCGCGATATTCAACTGCAGGTGCGCAGCGGCGAGATCGTTACCCTGATTGGGCCTAACGGCGCCGGTAAATCTACCCTGGTGCGGCTGGTGCTGGGGCTGTTGGCCCCCAGCGCGGGCCAGCTCTGGGTCAAGCCGGGGTTGCGCATCGGCTATATGCCCCAGCGGCTCAAGCTGGATGAGAGCCTGCCCCTGTCGGCGCGTTGTTTTCTGGGGCTCTCGGGCGTCACCCAGGCCCGCCATCTGGCCGAGACCGCCGCTGAACTGGGCATTGCCCATCTGTTGCAACAGCCCATGGCGGGGCTTTCCGGCGGCGAGACGCAGCGGGTGCTACTGGCCCGCGCCCTGCTGCGCCAACCCCAGCTGTTGGTGCTGGATGAGCCGGTGCAGGGGGTGGATGTGGCCGGCCAGGCCGAGCTTTACGCCCTGATCAGCCGCATCCGCGACCGCCTGAGCTGCGGCGTGCTCATGGTCTCCCACGACCTGCATCTGGTGATAGAGTCCACTGATACGGTGCTCTGCATCAATCGCCACCTGTGCTGCTCCGGCCACCCCGAGGCCATCAGCCAACATCCGGCCTATCTGGAGCTGTTCGGTGCCAGCGCCGTGCACGGGCTGGCGGTCTATACCCATCACCACAACCACCGCCACGACCTGCACGGCAATGTGATTGACGAGGGGGCAGGGCATGGATGA
- the znuB gene encoding zinc ABC transporter permease subunit ZnuB, translated as MDEFILLALLAGAGTALVAGPLGSFIVWRRMAYFGDTMAHSALLGVALGLLLELDLNLTVGLVAVAVALLLLWMQRRWQVGLDSLLGIIAHGSLSLGLVAIAFIEDARIDLMAYLFGDILAVTYADLLLIWGGGLVALLLLWRIWRPLLALTVHEELAQVEGVAVERVRFVFMLLVALVIAVSMKIIGVLLITSLMIIPAASARRFSRTPPQMALLASLMALLAVGLGLAGSLQWDTPTGPSIVVAATLLFIVSRSVPASA; from the coding sequence ATGGATGAGTTTATCCTGCTGGCCCTGCTGGCCGGTGCCGGTACGGCCCTGGTGGCCGGCCCCCTGGGCAGCTTCATCGTCTGGCGGCGGATGGCCTATTTTGGCGACACCATGGCCCACAGCGCCCTGCTCGGGGTGGCTCTGGGCCTGCTGCTGGAGTTGGATCTGAACCTGACGGTGGGGCTGGTGGCGGTGGCGGTGGCGCTGCTGTTGCTGTGGATGCAACGGCGCTGGCAGGTGGGGTTGGATAGCCTGCTGGGGATCATTGCCCATGGCTCGCTGTCTCTGGGGCTGGTGGCCATCGCCTTTATCGAGGATGCGCGCATCGACCTGATGGCCTATCTGTTTGGCGATATCCTTGCCGTGACCTATGCCGATCTGCTGTTGATCTGGGGCGGTGGGCTTGTCGCCCTGCTGCTGCTCTGGCGCATCTGGCGGCCCCTGCTGGCGCTGACGGTGCATGAGGAGCTGGCCCAGGTGGAGGGGGTGGCGGTGGAGCGGGTGCGGTTCGTATTCATGCTGCTGGTGGCGCTGGTGATCGCGGTATCGATGAAGATCATCGGCGTGTTGCTGATCACCTCGCTGATGATCATCCCCGCCGCCAGCGCCCGCCGCTTCAGCCGTACCCCGCCGCAGATGGCCCTGCTGGCCAGCCTCATGGCCCTGCTGGCGGTGGGGCTGGGGCTGGCCGGTTCGTTGCAATGGGACACTCCAACCGGCCCCTCCATCGTCGTTGCCGCTACCCTGCTGTTTATCGTGAGCCGATCAGTTCCCGCTTCGGCATAG
- a CDS encoding MbtH family protein — MSNWSIDGDEFKVLVNDEEQHSIWPSAQPIPAGWQQVGPVGPRQECLDWINENWTDIAPLSVRSVKH; from the coding sequence ATGAGTAACTGGTCAATAGATGGGGATGAATTCAAGGTGTTGGTGAATGACGAGGAGCAGCATTCGATCTGGCCCTCGGCGCAGCCGATTCCGGCAGGATGGCAGCAGGTTGGGCCGGTTGGGCCAAGGCAGGAATGCCTGGATTGGATCAATGAAAACTGGACAGATATAGCCCCATTATCGGTACGCAGCGTCAAGCATTGA
- a CDS encoding efflux RND transporter permease subunit, translated as MGFTDIFIRRPVLALVVCTLIFLLGLNALREVQLRQFPQLDKSTISIVTAYPGASAKLVQGFVTTPIQQAVAAIEGLDYISASSSQGMSQVSLYLQLGADGNVAMTEVLTSMAGIRGELPESAQSPLVTRETGSDTGLLYLSFYSDLLSPEQITEYINREVKTKLQSLNGVAEAKLMGGKAFSMRIWIDPQRLASVGLDIPQLVAGLRANNAMSSVGSSEGDYVQINISADTDLQTVEDFEDLVLSRTDDRLIRLSDVAQVELGAENPYSEVIHNGKRAVMLSISPTPGANPLDVAKTVKQELPEIQRLMPKGLAVKLIYDVSDYINASIDEVISTLLEAIAIVILVVFLFLGSFRAVLVPLVTIPLSIVGVVFLMQLLGFSINLLTLLALVLAVGLVVDDAIVMVENISRHIEDGQPSLQAALLGAREMAVPIISMTLTLAAVYAPIGFMGGLTGALFKEFAFTLAAAVFISGVVALVLSPMMCAKVLTPSQQSPLQRFIERLFGRIQEAYRGQLHKNLENRAPVLIILFALLAAIPYLWTSSQAELAPTEDQGVLMFSGAAPKSASFAFTQTYSQQIGDKVGSIPETEDYFLINGMPGPNGVFGFQILKPWEQRQRGQMQIQPELQGRLARVAGLQMTSYPMPTLPGSSGGLPIQFVFSGNKTFEELYALGNSLQEKLMASGLFAYADMDLKFDNPLAAISVDRDMANELGLSMETIGQTLALGMSGGYVDRFDRDERSYKVIPQLQADWRNDPELLKDLQIRTDLGELIPLGSVIDINTRAGPESLAQFQQLNAATLSAVMLPGVSMGQALAYVEKLAAEELPQGVGHDWKGESRDYIKEGDSLMLAFVMALVVIFLVLAAQFDSLRDPFIILLTVPMAMAAALVPINLGFSTINIYTQIGLVTLIGLISKQGILMVEFANQLRINKGMSAVEAIIESSTLRLRPILMTASAIIIAVIPLMLASGAGAVGRRDLGTVVFFGMLFGTLLCLYTVPVIYSYMAKQDSK; from the coding sequence ATGGGCTTTACCGATATCTTCATCCGCCGCCCGGTACTGGCCCTGGTGGTCTGTACCCTGATCTTTCTGCTCGGCCTGAACGCGCTTCGCGAGGTTCAGTTGCGCCAGTTCCCGCAGCTGGACAAGAGCACCATCTCCATAGTAACCGCCTATCCGGGGGCCAGCGCCAAGCTGGTGCAGGGCTTTGTCACCACGCCCATCCAGCAGGCGGTGGCTGCCATCGAGGGCCTGGACTACATCTCCGCCAGCAGCAGCCAGGGCATGAGTCAGGTCAGCCTCTATCTGCAACTGGGTGCCGATGGCAATGTCGCCATGACCGAGGTATTGACCAGCATGGCCGGCATCAGGGGCGAGTTGCCCGAATCGGCGCAGAGCCCCTTGGTGACGCGGGAGACCGGCAGCGATACCGGCCTGCTCTATCTGAGTTTTTACAGCGACCTGCTCTCGCCGGAGCAGATCACCGAATACATCAACCGCGAGGTAAAGACCAAGCTACAGTCGCTGAATGGGGTGGCCGAGGCCAAGCTCATGGGGGGCAAGGCCTTTTCCATGCGTATCTGGATCGACCCCCAGCGCCTGGCCAGCGTCGGCCTGGACATACCCCAGCTGGTGGCGGGCCTGAGGGCAAACAATGCCATGTCCTCGGTGGGTTCCAGCGAGGGCGATTATGTGCAAATCAACATCAGTGCCGACACCGATCTGCAGACGGTGGAGGACTTCGAAGATCTGGTCCTATCCCGCACCGATGACCGCTTGATTCGCCTGAGCGATGTTGCCCAGGTTGAGCTGGGGGCGGAGAACCCCTACTCCGAGGTAATCCACAACGGCAAACGGGCCGTGATGCTAAGCATCAGCCCCACGCCGGGGGCCAACCCCCTGGATGTGGCCAAAACGGTGAAGCAGGAATTGCCCGAGATCCAGCGCCTGATGCCCAAGGGGCTGGCGGTGAAGCTGATTTATGACGTCTCCGACTACATCAACGCCTCCATCGATGAGGTCATCAGCACCTTGCTGGAGGCCATCGCCATTGTGATCCTGGTGGTGTTTTTGTTTCTGGGTTCCTTCCGTGCCGTACTGGTACCCCTGGTCACCATCCCCCTATCCATCGTCGGCGTGGTCTTTTTGATGCAACTGCTGGGCTTCTCCATCAACCTGCTCACCCTGCTTGCCCTGGTGTTGGCGGTGGGCCTGGTGGTGGATGACGCCATTGTCATGGTGGAAAACATCAGCCGACATATCGAGGATGGCCAGCCCTCCCTGCAGGCGGCCCTGCTCGGGGCGCGTGAAATGGCCGTTCCCATCATCAGCATGACCCTGACCCTGGCCGCCGTCTATGCCCCCATTGGCTTCATGGGGGGGCTGACCGGGGCCCTGTTCAAGGAGTTTGCCTTTACCCTGGCGGCGGCCGTATTCATCTCCGGCGTGGTCGCCCTGGTACTCTCGCCCATGATGTGCGCCAAGGTACTCACCCCCTCCCAGCAAAGCCCGCTGCAGCGTTTTATCGAGCGCCTGTTCGGCCGCATCCAGGAGGCCTACCGTGGCCAGTTGCACAAGAATCTGGAAAACCGCGCGCCGGTATTGATCATCCTCTTTGCCCTGCTTGCCGCTATCCCCTATCTGTGGACCAGCAGCCAGGCGGAACTGGCCCCCACCGAGGATCAGGGCGTACTCATGTTCAGCGGCGCAGCACCCAAGAGCGCCAGCTTTGCCTTCACCCAGACCTATTCCCAGCAGATCGGCGACAAGGTCGGCTCCATCCCCGAGACCGAAGATTATTTTCTGATCAACGGCATGCCTGGTCCCAATGGGGTATTCGGCTTCCAAATCCTCAAGCCCTGGGAGCAGCGCCAGCGCGGCCAGATGCAGATCCAGCCCGAGCTGCAGGGCAGGTTGGCCCGGGTTGCCGGGCTGCAGATGACAAGCTACCCCATGCCCACCCTGCCCGGTTCCAGCGGCGGCCTGCCGATCCAGTTTGTGTTCAGCGGTAACAAGACCTTTGAGGAACTCTATGCCCTGGGCAATAGCCTGCAGGAAAAGCTGATGGCCTCAGGCCTGTTCGCCTATGCCGATATGGACCTGAAATTCGACAACCCCCTGGCGGCCATCTCCGTGGACCGGGACATGGCCAATGAGCTGGGCCTGAGCATGGAGACCATAGGTCAGACCCTGGCCCTGGGCATGAGCGGCGGCTATGTCGATCGATTTGACCGGGATGAGCGCAGCTACAAGGTCATCCCGCAACTACAGGCCGACTGGCGCAACGACCCCGAGTTGCTCAAGGACCTGCAGATCCGCACCGATCTGGGTGAACTCATCCCCCTGGGCTCGGTGATCGATATCAACACCCGCGCCGGCCCCGAGAGCCTGGCCCAGTTCCAACAACTCAATGCCGCCACCCTGTCCGCCGTCATGCTGCCCGGGGTCAGCATGGGTCAGGCCCTGGCCTATGTGGAGAAACTGGCAGCGGAAGAACTGCCCCAGGGCGTGGGCCATGACTGGAAGGGCGAGAGCCGCGACTACATCAAGGAGGGCGACAGCCTGATGCTGGCCTTTGTCATGGCCCTGGTGGTGATTTTTCTTGTGCTGGCAGCGCAGTTCGATAGCCTGCGCGATCCCTTTATCATACTGCTCACCGTACCCATGGCCATGGCGGCGGCCCTGGTGCCCATCAATCTTGGCTTCAGCACCATCAACATCTACACCCAGATCGGCCTGGTCACCCTGATTGGGTTGATCTCCAAGCAGGGCATTCTGATGGTCGAGTTTGCCAATCAGCTACGCATCAACAAAGGCATGAGTGCCGTTGAGGCGATTATCGAATCCTCCACCCTGCGCCTGCGGCCAATCCTGATGACCGCATCGGCCATCATCATCGCCGTGATCCCCTTGATGCTGGCCAGTGGTGCCGGTGCCGTGGGCCGCCGCGATCTGGGCACCGTGGTGTTTTTCGGCATGCTGTTCGGCACCCTGCTGTGCCTCTATACCGTGCCTGTAATCTATAGCTATATGGCGAAACAGGACTCGAAGTGA
- a CDS encoding efflux RND transporter periplasmic adaptor subunit: MTLRTLASLLLVALVFGGYYGWKTLQAEQLQQAMAQRPAPVQTVSTAKVTHLSWRQQINATGNLLARRSVELDAQEGGIITDIYFQSGQEVKAGDALVKIDDTPEQAQLKGARAALDLAQANLKRKQELQQRSMVAPSDIDQANEQVEAAQAEVDRIQDLIRHKLLKAPFDGVLGLKKLETGAFVSMGAPIVELSDKRKMLLYFFVPERYLSLVQVGKTVEFTLDAFPGERFTARISAKSNRLTKNNRALEVEALADNPDGKLLPGMFCSIQIPVSKPESVLVVPKLAILYSLYGDSVFVVTDQGGKTQVSQHQVKLGMVRDGQVQVLQGLNAGDDVVIAGQGKLKDGMRVQVDNSVMPQINNNGKGL; the protein is encoded by the coding sequence ATGACCCTTCGCACCCTTGCAAGCCTTCTGCTCGTTGCCCTGGTTTTTGGCGGTTACTACGGCTGGAAGACCCTTCAGGCCGAGCAGCTGCAACAGGCCATGGCCCAGCGCCCGGCCCCGGTGCAGACCGTTTCCACGGCAAAGGTGACCCATCTCAGCTGGCGTCAGCAGATCAATGCCACGGGTAATCTGCTGGCACGCCGCTCCGTCGAGCTGGATGCCCAGGAGGGCGGCATTATCACCGATATCTATTTTCAGTCGGGCCAGGAGGTGAAGGCGGGGGATGCGCTGGTGAAGATCGACGATACCCCGGAACAGGCGCAACTCAAGGGTGCCAGGGCGGCGCTGGATCTGGCCCAGGCCAACCTGAAACGCAAGCAGGAGCTACAGCAGCGCAGCATGGTGGCACCCTCGGATATAGATCAAGCCAATGAACAGGTAGAGGCGGCCCAGGCCGAGGTGGACCGCATCCAGGACCTGATCAGGCACAAGCTGCTCAAGGCCCCCTTTGATGGGGTGTTGGGGCTGAAGAAGCTGGAGACCGGGGCCTTTGTCTCCATGGGCGCACCCATCGTTGAGCTGAGTGACAAGCGGAAGATGTTGCTGTACTTTTTTGTGCCGGAACGCTATCTCTCCCTGGTCCAGGTGGGCAAGACCGTCGAGTTCACCCTGGACGCCTTTCCGGGAGAACGCTTCACGGCCAGGATCAGCGCCAAGTCCAACCGACTGACCAAGAACAACCGCGCCCTGGAGGTGGAAGCCCTGGCCGATAACCCGGATGGCAAGCTGCTGCCCGGCATGTTCTGCTCCATTCAGATCCCGGTGAGCAAGCCCGAGTCGGTGCTGGTGGTGCCCAAGCTGGCGATTCTCTATAGCCTCTATGGCGATAGCGTTTTTGTGGTCACAGACCAGGGGGGCAAGACCCAGGTCAGTCAACACCAGGTCAAGCTGGGAATGGTGCGCGATGGCCAGGTGCAGGTACTGCAGGGCCTGAATGCGGGGGATGATGTCGTCATCGCCGGCCAGGGCAAACTAAAGGACGGCATGAGGGTGCAGGTGGACAATAGCGTCATGCCCCAAATCAACAACAACGGCAAAGGCCTCTGA